From one Paenibacillus sp. FSL K6-1330 genomic stretch:
- a CDS encoding Fur family transcriptional regulator: protein MLTTEQIIDAMSEHGLRITDQRKTLAKLFGEHPGYLTAKDVYEYMGRKYSGLSFDTVYRNLRVLYELGVLEQVVFEEGIKFRGRCSEEHHHHHMICLQCQKTYPITFCPMQLTDAPDDFQVVQHKFEVFGYCRDCGKDNTDKETSPASGGKRDSRV from the coding sequence ATGCTTACGACGGAACAGATCATCGACGCCATGTCGGAACATGGGCTGCGCATTACCGATCAGCGCAAGACGCTTGCCAAATTGTTTGGGGAACATCCTGGATATTTGACGGCCAAGGATGTGTACGAATATATGGGCCGGAAGTACAGCGGTTTGAGCTTTGATACAGTGTACCGGAATCTTCGGGTATTGTACGAACTCGGTGTATTGGAGCAGGTAGTGTTCGAGGAAGGCATCAAGTTTCGAGGACGATGCAGCGAAGAGCATCATCATCATCACATGATTTGCCTGCAGTGCCAGAAGACGTACCCGATTACGTTTTGCCCGATGCAGCTGACCGATGCACCGGATGATTTCCAGGTGGTTCAGCATAAATTCGAAGTGTTCGGTTACTGCCGGGACTGCGGCAAGGACAATACCGATAAGGAAACTTCACCAGCCAGTGGAGGAAAGCGGGACAGCCGGGTATGA
- the yidD gene encoding membrane protein insertion efficiency factor YidD, translating to MSTARRVVKVPIHFYRKFISPLKPATCRFYPTCSAYALEAIEVHGALKGSWLAAKRIARCHPFHPGGIDMVPPRKDKVSSSLTEK from the coding sequence ATGAGCACGGCACGTAGGGTAGTGAAGGTGCCGATACACTTCTATCGGAAATTCATTTCTCCGTTGAAACCGGCGACTTGCCGATTCTACCCGACTTGCTCGGCCTATGCACTGGAAGCGATTGAGGTACACGGCGCGCTGAAGGGCTCCTGGCTGGCGGCCAAGCGAATAGCAAGATGCCATCCGTTTCATCCAGGCGGCATTGACATGGTTCCACCGCGCAAGGATAAGGTGTCGTCTTCATTGACAGAGAAATAG
- the metG gene encoding methionine--tRNA ligase, with protein MADKKTFYITTPIYYPSDKLHIGHAYTTVAGDAMARYKRLRGYDVRYLTGTDEHGQKIERKAAEAGKTPQQFVDDIVAGIKDLWKKLDISNEDFIRTTEQRHTKVVQEVFERLLKQDDIYKGEYEGWYCTPCESFFLERQLVNGNCPDCGRPVELVKEESYFFRMSKYVDRLLQYYEENPDFIQPVSRKNEMINNFIKPGLEDLAVSRTTYEWGVKVKSDPKHVIYVWIDALLNYITALGYGTEDTSLYDKYWPADVHLMSKEIVRFHTIYWPIILMALDVPLPKKVFAHGWLLMKDGKMSKSKGNVVDPVTMIDRYGLDALRYYLLREVPFGADGTFTPESFVERVNSDLANDLGNLLNRTVAMVDKYFDGVVPAFSAGVTQFDAAIEEAAKSVYEKVETAMENMEFSVALTAISQFVSRSNKYIDETQPWTLAKDESKRNELASVMSHLVETLRVASILLQPFLTRTPKKMWDQLGLAEGEWTTWESGRQFGAIPAGTKLQKGEPIFPRLDTEQEVAYIAEAMTGGTKAAQEEPTTSAAASSAESTEEPVELKEEIGIEDFAKVELRVAQVIAAEPVKKADKLLKLQLDLGFEQRQVVSGIAKFYKPEELVGRKVICVTNLKPVKLRGEMSQGMILAASYGDQLTLATVPDGMPNGAVVK; from the coding sequence ATGGCAGACAAAAAGACTTTTTATATTACAACGCCAATCTATTACCCAAGCGACAAGCTGCATATCGGCCATGCTTATACTACGGTGGCCGGCGACGCCATGGCTCGTTACAAACGGCTTCGTGGATACGATGTCCGTTATTTGACGGGGACCGATGAGCACGGACAGAAGATTGAACGCAAAGCGGCGGAGGCTGGGAAAACCCCGCAGCAGTTCGTTGACGACATCGTGGCAGGCATCAAAGACCTGTGGAAGAAGCTGGACATATCCAACGAAGATTTCATTCGCACAACGGAGCAGCGCCACACCAAGGTTGTGCAGGAGGTATTTGAACGTCTGCTGAAGCAAGATGACATCTACAAGGGTGAATACGAAGGCTGGTACTGCACGCCTTGTGAGTCGTTCTTCCTGGAACGTCAGCTTGTCAACGGCAACTGTCCGGACTGTGGCCGACCAGTAGAGCTTGTGAAGGAAGAGAGCTACTTCTTCCGCATGAGTAAATATGTGGACCGCCTGCTCCAGTATTACGAGGAGAATCCGGATTTCATTCAGCCGGTATCCCGCAAGAATGAGATGATCAACAATTTCATTAAACCGGGTCTTGAGGATCTGGCTGTGTCCCGTACGACCTATGAGTGGGGCGTGAAGGTGAAGAGCGATCCAAAACACGTGATCTATGTGTGGATTGACGCACTCCTAAACTATATAACGGCACTCGGATACGGTACGGAGGACACCAGCCTGTATGACAAATACTGGCCGGCCGATGTTCACCTGATGAGTAAGGAGATCGTCCGTTTCCATACGATCTATTGGCCGATCATTCTGATGGCGCTCGATGTTCCGCTTCCGAAAAAGGTGTTTGCTCACGGCTGGCTGCTGATGAAGGACGGGAAAATGTCCAAGTCCAAGGGGAATGTGGTCGATCCGGTTACGATGATTGACCGGTATGGTCTCGATGCGCTTCGTTATTACCTGCTGCGTGAAGTTCCATTCGGAGCGGACGGCACCTTTACGCCGGAAAGCTTCGTGGAACGGGTGAACTCCGACCTGGCCAATGACTTGGGTAACCTGTTGAACCGTACCGTGGCCATGGTCGATAAATATTTTGACGGAGTCGTTCCGGCTTTCTCCGCTGGCGTAACGCAGTTTGATGCAGCGATCGAGGAAGCAGCTAAGTCGGTTTATGAGAAAGTCGAAACCGCTATGGAAAATATGGAATTCTCGGTTGCGCTGACGGCGATCAGCCAGTTTGTCAGCCGCAGCAACAAATACATTGATGAGACACAGCCATGGACGCTGGCCAAAGATGAGAGCAAACGAAATGAACTGGCATCTGTCATGAGTCATTTGGTGGAGACGCTCCGTGTGGCATCGATCCTGCTGCAGCCGTTCCTGACCCGTACGCCGAAGAAAATGTGGGATCAGCTCGGTCTGGCGGAAGGCGAATGGACGACTTGGGAAAGCGGACGCCAGTTCGGAGCCATACCAGCTGGAACGAAGCTTCAAAAGGGCGAGCCGATATTCCCACGCCTGGATACAGAGCAGGAAGTGGCCTACATCGCAGAGGCGATGACAGGCGGTACGAAGGCCGCCCAGGAGGAACCTACGACCTCGGCAGCAGCTTCGTCCGCCGAAAGCACGGAGGAGCCTGTAGAGCTTAAAGAGGAAATCGGCATTGAGGATTTTGCCAAGGTCGAGCTGCGCGTAGCGCAGGTAATCGCTGCTGAGCCGGTTAAGAAAGCAGATAAGCTGCTCAAACTGCAGCTTGATCTCGGATTTGAGCAGCGGCAAGTGGTATCCGGCATTGCGAAGTTCTACAAGCCGGAGGAATTAGTCGGACGCAAAGTGATTTGCGTAACGAACTTGAAGCCGGTGAAACTTAGAGGTGAAATGTCGCAAGGTATGATTCTGGCCGCCTCCTACGGCGACCAGCTGACGCTTGCAACGGTGCCGGATGGCATGCCTAACGGTGCCGTTGTCAAATAA
- a CDS encoding zinc ABC transporter substrate-binding protein, which yields MNKRKRESKLNSWTWSVTSILLAVLILSGCGSKSGGSIVEGKVNVITTFYPIYEFTKEIGGDDVNVVNLLPTGVEPHDWTPRSQDIVNTSKAQLFLYNGAGLEGWVPGFLKGLDKDTQVKPVEVSHGIKLIDAVGDDGHGHGAAAHEEEHDHSHEEGTEAEHDHSHEEGTEEDHAGHEHEEAAAGTSADTHHTDPHTWVSPKSALVMAENIKNSLVEVDSEHRDGYEQRFEALKEKLVKLDNDFTSELSKMPKKDIVVSHQAFGYLCRDYGLTQHAIMGLSPDAEPRAQDIVNLTKTVKEKEVKYIFFEELISDKLAKTLANEAGVETLVLNPVEGLTKEQASGGDNYFTLMEKNLQNLTKALQ from the coding sequence ATGAACAAGAGAAAGAGAGAAAGCAAACTTAACAGTTGGACCTGGAGTGTGACCTCTATATTGTTGGCGGTACTCATCCTGTCGGGGTGCGGAAGTAAATCTGGCGGCAGCATTGTCGAAGGCAAGGTAAACGTCATTACGACCTTTTATCCAATCTATGAGTTTACGAAGGAAATTGGCGGGGACGACGTCAATGTTGTAAATCTTCTGCCAACGGGCGTGGAACCGCATGATTGGACACCGCGCAGCCAGGATATCGTGAATACTTCCAAGGCTCAGCTGTTTCTCTATAACGGTGCCGGATTGGAAGGCTGGGTACCTGGGTTTCTGAAGGGACTTGATAAAGATACGCAAGTTAAGCCGGTTGAAGTCAGTCACGGGATCAAGCTGATCGATGCCGTGGGAGACGATGGTCATGGACACGGGGCAGCAGCTCATGAAGAAGAGCACGATCACAGCCATGAGGAAGGCACCGAAGCAGAGCACGATCACAGCCATGAGGAAGGCACGGAAGAAGACCATGCGGGCCATGAACACGAGGAAGCGGCCGCTGGGACTAGCGCCGACACACATCATACGGATCCGCATACATGGGTAAGCCCGAAATCGGCACTGGTCATGGCAGAGAATATCAAGAATAGTCTTGTCGAGGTGGATTCCGAGCATAGGGACGGCTACGAACAGCGCTTTGAAGCCCTGAAAGAGAAGCTGGTCAAACTGGATAACGATTTCACAAGCGAGTTGTCCAAAATGCCGAAAAAAGACATTGTCGTTTCCCACCAGGCATTTGGCTATCTGTGCCGGGATTATGGCTTGACGCAGCATGCGATTATGGGACTTTCGCCGGACGCGGAGCCCAGAGCGCAGGATATAGTAAACCTGACCAAAACGGTGAAAGAGAAGGAAGTCAAATATATTTTCTTCGAAGAGCTCATATCGGATAAACTTGCCAAAACGCTGGCGAATGAAGCGGGCGTGGAAACCTTGGTATTGAATCCCGTGGAGGGACTGACGAAGGAGCAGGCAAGCGGCGGTGACAATTATTTCACGCTAATGGAGAAAAATTTGCAAAATCTAACGAAGGCTTTACAATAA
- a CDS encoding metal ABC transporter ATP-binding protein → MEPAAQDCHQPIVQIKDVSFHYREQQVIKDLNFTIKERDFVGIVGSNGAGKTTLLRMIVGLLPAAEGSIELFGQPIRKFQDWERIGYVPQKNSFNPLFPATVREVVMSGLYNRKKMFRRLNRLDHQKCEDALEVMRIQDIADKRIGALSGGQQQRVFLARALINRPDLLILDEPTIGIDADTQAGFFELITHMHAHHRMTFLMVTHDLDMVKDYLGESPVSQNGKIQFFVRHSHDIENCAEVDLQHSLV, encoded by the coding sequence ATGGAGCCGGCAGCACAGGATTGCCACCAACCTATTGTACAAATCAAGGATGTATCCTTTCATTACCGCGAGCAACAGGTGATCAAGGATCTCAATTTCACCATAAAAGAGCGGGACTTTGTAGGTATTGTCGGGTCTAATGGGGCAGGCAAAACCACGTTGCTCCGCATGATTGTTGGATTGCTGCCTGCCGCGGAAGGGTCTATCGAACTCTTCGGTCAGCCGATCCGTAAGTTTCAGGACTGGGAGCGAATCGGGTACGTTCCGCAGAAAAATTCGTTTAATCCGCTGTTCCCCGCCACTGTGCGCGAAGTCGTCATGTCCGGGCTATATAATCGGAAGAAAATGTTTCGCCGTTTGAACCGTCTGGACCACCAGAAATGTGAGGATGCTCTGGAAGTGATGCGCATTCAGGATATTGCTGATAAGCGGATAGGCGCTCTGTCCGGTGGACAGCAGCAGCGCGTTTTTCTCGCTCGGGCGCTCATTAATCGTCCGGATCTGCTCATACTTGACGAGCCTACGATCGGCATTGATGCCGATACCCAGGCCGGATTCTTTGAATTGATTACCCATATGCATGCCCATCATCGCATGACGTTTTTGATGGTTACCCATGATTTGGACATGGTTAAAGACTACTTGGGAGAATCGCCGGTATCGCAGAACGGAAAAATTCAGTTTTTTGTCAGACATTCTCATGATATCGAAAACTGCGCAGAAGTGGATCTGCAGCATTCGCTCGTATAA
- a CDS encoding metal ABC transporter permease has product MLDILFSDFFQRALIGGVLIGITAPLIGIFLVLRRLSMIGDTLSHVTIAGVALGFLIEVYPLAAGLVFAVLASFAIEKLRKAYKSYAELSIAIIMSGGVALASLFFTLGMGYNTDVMSYLFGSIYTLDSTDIYMVGGVTVVVIAVVVMFFKEFFLLSFEEDAASVSGLPVKMMNMIITVLTALVVSTAIKIVGALLVSALLVIPVAISLLLARSFRSSIVLSVIISEIAVIGGLMLAGIFNLAPGATIVLLLISLLIITLVGKKGFTT; this is encoded by the coding sequence TTGCTTGATATTTTGTTTAGCGATTTTTTTCAGCGGGCGCTGATCGGAGGAGTTCTGATTGGTATCACAGCCCCGCTAATCGGGATATTCCTCGTGCTGCGGAGGCTGTCCATGATCGGCGATACGTTGTCACACGTCACGATTGCGGGTGTGGCACTCGGATTTCTGATCGAAGTATATCCGCTTGCCGCAGGACTTGTATTTGCGGTGCTGGCCTCGTTTGCGATTGAGAAGCTGCGAAAGGCATATAAAAGTTATGCCGAGCTGTCAATCGCCATTATTATGTCTGGCGGCGTTGCGCTTGCTTCGCTGTTTTTCACCTTGGGAATGGGCTATAATACGGATGTTATGAGTTATTTGTTTGGCAGCATTTATACGCTGGATTCCACGGATATTTATATGGTGGGCGGTGTAACCGTCGTTGTCATTGCGGTTGTGGTTATGTTCTTCAAAGAGTTCTTCCTGCTCAGCTTCGAGGAGGATGCAGCCAGTGTCAGCGGCCTGCCTGTCAAAATGATGAATATGATCATTACGGTACTGACCGCGCTTGTCGTAAGCACCGCCATCAAAATTGTGGGTGCGCTTCTGGTCTCCGCATTGTTGGTGATTCCGGTAGCGATCAGTTTATTGCTGGCGAGAAGCTTCCGAAGCTCCATCGTATTATCGGTTATCATCTCCGAAATTGCCGTTATCGGGGGACTGATGCTTGCGGGCATATTTAATTTGGCACCTGGCGCGACTATCGTGCTGCTGCTAATCAGCTTGCTTATCATTACGCTTGTCGGCAAAAAGGGCTTTACGACATAA
- a CDS encoding cytochrome c biogenesis protein CcdA: MADINIGIAFAAGFASFISPCCLPLYPSYLSIITGMSVNDLKSEQNRKEVRFRTMTHTLAFILGFSAVYYTLGWGAGLFGEFFTEYQDLIRQLSALLIIVMGLMLIGIFQPRFLMKDRKFNFKSKPTGYIGTFLFGIGFAAGWSPCVGPILTAIIALAASDPGTWFPLITSYSLGFAVPFFILAFFIGSTRWILKYSNILMKVGGILMILMGVLLFTDQMYKITIWLQGITPEWLKF; the protein is encoded by the coding sequence ATGGCTGATATTAATATCGGCATCGCGTTTGCTGCCGGTTTTGCTTCTTTTATATCTCCATGCTGTTTACCGCTGTACCCGTCCTACTTATCTATTATTACAGGCATGTCGGTCAATGACCTGAAGAGCGAACAGAACCGCAAGGAAGTCCGATTCCGGACCATGACGCATACACTCGCGTTCATCCTTGGATTTTCTGCCGTTTACTATACCCTCGGTTGGGGTGCTGGCTTATTCGGGGAGTTCTTCACGGAATATCAGGACCTGATCCGTCAGCTGTCCGCGCTGCTTATCATCGTGATGGGACTTATGCTGATTGGTATTTTCCAGCCTAGGTTTCTAATGAAGGACCGGAAATTCAATTTTAAATCCAAACCGACCGGATACATAGGAACATTTCTGTTTGGCATCGGGTTTGCTGCAGGCTGGTCGCCATGTGTCGGACCGATTTTAACGGCCATCATCGCACTGGCAGCTTCCGATCCGGGAACCTGGTTCCCGCTGATTACCTCTTACTCTTTGGGGTTTGCAGTACCGTTTTTTATCCTGGCCTTTTTTATTGGCTCCACCCGTTGGATTCTGAAGTATTCAAACATCTTGATGAAGGTCGGCGGTATATTGATGATTCTGATGGGGGTTCTGCTCTTCACGGATCAAATGTACAAAATTACGATTTGGCTGCAAGGCATTACGCCGGAGTGGCTTAAATTCTAA
- the mntR gene encoding transcriptional regulator MntR produces the protein MPTPSMEDYLERIYKLIDEKGYARVSDIAEGLEVHPSSVTKMIQKLDKDEYLIYEKYRGLVLTSKGKKMGKRLMERHHLLEEFLEMIGVQDENIYRDVEGIEHHLSWDSIMRIETLVEYFKRDENRLQDLRDVHNELVNES, from the coding sequence ATGCCGACACCTAGCATGGAGGATTATTTGGAGCGCATCTACAAGTTGATCGACGAAAAAGGATATGCGCGCGTTTCGGATATTGCCGAAGGCTTGGAGGTTCACCCCTCATCCGTCACGAAAATGATTCAAAAGCTGGACAAAGACGAATATTTGATCTATGAAAAATATCGTGGTTTGGTTTTGACCAGCAAAGGCAAAAAAATGGGCAAACGGCTCATGGAACGTCATCATTTGCTTGAGGAATTCCTTGAGATGATAGGTGTACAGGATGAAAATATTTATAGGGATGTTGAGGGAATCGAGCATCATTTAAGCTGGGATTCCATTATGAGAATTGAGACGCTTGTGGAGTATTTCAAGCGCGATGAGAATCGACTTCAGGATTTGCGTGACGTTCATAATGAATTAGTCAACGAATCGTAA
- a CDS encoding family 10 glycosylhydrolase → MKLRRWFLVLIMLLLCLPSVVPTAQAKAAPISIQLDGVTLNSDVSPYILPKVNVTMVPTRIISEGLGASVAWNQKLKTVTIGMDGSSLQLTSGSKTALVNGSSIPLDASVEVKTGRVMVPLRFISENLGVQVEWNQAAQRISLTTGTDVVLPPPVSTGDEVRGAWISTVFNLDWPKTKTSAEQQKASYIALLDSLQEVGINTVYVQVRPAGDALYPSTIVPWSKVLTGIQGADPGYDPVAFMVEETHKRNMEFHAWFNPFRANTDILTASLDPSHVALSHPDWIVNIGKQLYINPGIPEARQHIIDTIMEVVNGYDIDGIHLDDYFYPSNTVFNDDAAYRQYNQGAYSSLADWRRGNINAFVQTLGESIHRVKPNVEYGISPFGVWRNQSVDKTGSDTKAGVTAYDSMYADVRAWIQNGWIDYVAPQIYWSMSNPAADYDKLVDWWVSEVQGTGVDLLIGHAPYKLGTSEIGWQSASEIINQLKYNQNYAEVKGSIFFRAENILNNPLGIKDQLQSYYR, encoded by the coding sequence ATGAAGCTTCGTAGATGGTTTTTGGTGCTCATTATGTTACTATTGTGTCTCCCGTCGGTGGTCCCAACTGCGCAAGCGAAGGCAGCTCCAATCAGTATTCAGTTGGACGGCGTAACCTTAAACAGTGACGTATCTCCTTACATATTGCCGAAGGTTAACGTAACCATGGTTCCTACGCGGATTATCAGTGAAGGCCTGGGCGCTTCGGTAGCCTGGAATCAGAAGTTAAAGACAGTAACGATCGGGATGGACGGTTCGAGCCTCCAATTGACATCCGGCAGCAAAACTGCGCTTGTGAACGGCTCATCCATACCGCTGGATGCATCGGTTGAAGTTAAGACCGGCCGGGTTATGGTGCCGCTGCGGTTTATCAGCGAGAACCTGGGTGTGCAAGTTGAATGGAACCAAGCGGCACAGCGCATCTCGCTAACGACAGGCACGGACGTCGTTCTTCCACCACCGGTATCCACGGGGGATGAAGTCAGAGGGGCCTGGATATCCACGGTGTTCAATCTGGATTGGCCGAAAACAAAGACCAGCGCAGAACAGCAAAAGGCATCTTACATCGCCTTGCTGGATTCGCTCCAGGAAGTGGGCATTAATACCGTGTACGTGCAGGTACGTCCGGCTGGCGATGCATTGTATCCTTCAACTATAGTGCCATGGTCCAAGGTGCTGACAGGCATTCAAGGAGCAGATCCGGGGTATGACCCGGTAGCTTTCATGGTCGAGGAAACGCATAAACGGAATATGGAGTTCCACGCATGGTTCAATCCTTTCCGGGCAAACACCGATATTTTGACAGCATCACTCGATCCATCCCATGTTGCGCTCAGCCACCCGGATTGGATCGTGAACATAGGTAAGCAGCTGTACATTAATCCAGGGATCCCGGAAGCTCGGCAGCATATCATCGATACCATTATGGAGGTCGTGAACGGATACGATATTGACGGTATTCACCTGGATGATTATTTCTACCCATCCAATACGGTTTTCAACGATGATGCGGCATACCGCCAATATAACCAAGGTGCTTATTCCAGCCTTGCGGATTGGCGCCGGGGAAATATCAATGCATTTGTGCAGACGCTCGGAGAGAGCATACACCGTGTGAAACCTAATGTGGAATACGGAATCAGTCCTTTCGGCGTATGGCGTAACCAATCCGTGGATAAGACGGGATCGGATACAAAAGCGGGTGTGACGGCTTATGACAGCATGTATGCCGATGTGAGGGCCTGGATTCAGAACGGCTGGATCGATTACGTAGCTCCGCAAATCTACTGGAGCATGAGTAACCCTGCCGCCGATTATGATAAGCTGGTTGACTGGTGGGTTAGTGAAGTGCAAGGAACCGGCGTTGACCTTTTGATCGGTCATGCACCCTACAAACTGGGAACCAGTGAGATTGGTTGGCAGAGCGCATCGGAGATCATCAATCAACTGAAGTATAATCAGAATTATGCCGAGGTTAAAGGCAGCATTTTCTTTAGAGCAGAGAATATTTTAAACAATCCGTTAGGCATTAAAGATCAATTGCAATCATATTATAGATAA
- a CDS encoding patatin-like phospholipase family protein, protein MQINAVFEGGGVKGISLAGAVKAAENAGMEFSRVAGTSSGSIVASVLAAGYRADEIKRIIEETPFHSFLQRAPIFNTKLIGPALRVLIKKGLYSGEALENWIREILLAKGIFTFSDIPAGKLYIVASDITNGRLLVLPDDLRQYGINPATFPVAKAVRMSCSIPYFFDPVILRLLGRAAKGKTFGEQFVYIVDGGLLSNFPLWLFDRESKGGPKPLPVLGFQMVGKNSNLPHLIDGPIGMLTAMFETMLSAHDERYIEQQNRNRTIKIPTLGISTTHFNLTKEESENLYNSGLTAGTMFFTCWKSEH, encoded by the coding sequence ATGCAAATCAATGCGGTATTTGAAGGTGGGGGAGTCAAGGGAATCTCGCTTGCCGGGGCTGTCAAGGCGGCGGAGAATGCCGGCATGGAATTCAGCCGCGTTGCCGGAACGTCCTCCGGATCCATCGTGGCATCCGTGCTGGCAGCAGGTTACCGAGCAGATGAGATCAAGCGCATCATTGAGGAGACGCCTTTTCATTCGTTTCTCCAGCGAGCACCGATCTTTAACACGAAGTTGATCGGTCCTGCCTTGCGGGTGTTGATTAAGAAGGGGCTGTATTCCGGAGAAGCCCTGGAGAACTGGATTCGGGAAATCCTGCTTGCCAAAGGGATATTTACTTTTTCGGACATCCCGGCAGGCAAACTATATATTGTGGCTTCCGACATTACGAATGGAAGGCTGCTGGTGCTTCCGGACGATCTTCGCCAATATGGCATAAACCCTGCAACATTTCCCGTGGCAAAGGCTGTGCGCATGAGCTGCAGCATTCCGTATTTTTTCGATCCTGTCATTCTTCGTTTATTGGGCAGGGCTGCCAAGGGCAAAACGTTTGGAGAACAGTTTGTTTATATCGTGGATGGGGGGCTGCTGAGCAACTTTCCGTTATGGCTTTTTGACCGTGAGTCGAAGGGAGGGCCTAAGCCGCTGCCAGTGCTTGGCTTTCAGATGGTCGGAAAGAATAGTAACTTGCCCCATCTGATCGATGGCCCGATCGGCATGTTAACCGCCATGTTCGAGACGATGCTTTCCGCTCACGATGAACGCTATATTGAACAGCAAAATCGCAATCGAACGATCAAAATTCCGACGCTTGGCATTAGCACCACTCATTTTAATCTGACCAAGGAAGAGAGCGAAAATTTGTACAATTCGGGATTAACGGCAGGTACGATGTTTTTCACTTGCTGGAAATCCGAACATTAA
- a CDS encoding DUF1385 domain-containing protein, with the protein MSDKSTPISYGGQAVIEGVMFGGKHVNVTAVRRKNNEIKFLEVPREDKTWVRKLRKIPLLRGIVSLIDSTIKGSKHLNYSADAYADDTLEPEEREKQKEKEDSGWSLSMIIGVAAVSVLSFVFGKLLFTLVPVFVEDFFFGNTFDHYIVHNLIEGVIKLILLLVYLWAISQTPVIKRLFQYHGAEHKVISAFEAGEELTVKNVQKYTRLHYRCGSSFMMLTIVLGVVVYSVVPWDTMTQRVIQRIALLPVVLGVSFEFLKLTNAMRDMPVLRFLGYPGLWLQLLTTKEPNDDQVEVSIASFNRMRELDAQYENVTVHQSVTGSVLDPAKG; encoded by the coding sequence TTGTCCGATAAGTCAACCCCGATCAGCTATGGAGGCCAAGCTGTAATCGAAGGCGTTATGTTCGGCGGAAAGCATGTGAATGTGACGGCCGTACGGCGTAAAAATAACGAAATCAAGTTTCTCGAGGTGCCTCGCGAAGACAAGACATGGGTTCGGAAGCTGCGGAAGATTCCGCTTCTTCGCGGCATCGTCAGTCTCATAGATTCTACAATTAAGGGTTCCAAACATTTGAATTACTCTGCGGATGCATATGCTGACGATACCCTGGAGCCGGAAGAACGTGAGAAACAGAAGGAGAAAGAAGACTCAGGCTGGAGTTTAAGCATGATTATCGGTGTGGCCGCCGTCAGTGTGCTTTCCTTTGTATTCGGCAAGCTGCTGTTTACACTCGTTCCTGTTTTTGTAGAGGATTTCTTTTTTGGTAATACATTTGATCACTATATTGTGCATAACCTGATTGAAGGCGTAATTAAATTAATACTGCTCCTTGTATATTTATGGGCGATCTCCCAGACACCTGTCATTAAGAGACTGTTCCAGTACCACGGTGCTGAACACAAAGTCATCAGCGCATTTGAAGCTGGCGAAGAGTTGACGGTGAAGAATGTTCAGAAATATACACGACTGCATTATCGCTGCGGCAGCAGCTTCATGATGCTGACCATTGTTCTCGGCGTTGTTGTCTACTCGGTGGTGCCATGGGATACCATGACGCAACGGGTCATTCAAAGAATCGCGCTTCTTCCAGTCGTGCTTGGCGTTTCCTTTGAGTTCCTGAAACTTACCAATGCCATGCGAGACATGCCGGTACTCCGTTTCCTCGGTTATCCCGGTCTGTGGCTGCAGCTTCTAACGACGAAGGAACCTAATGATGATCAAGTTGAAGTATCCATCGCATCCTTTAACAGAATGCGTGAGTTAGATGCTCAATACGAGAATGTTACAGTTCACCAATCTGTGACAGGAAGTGTGCTGGATCCCGCGAAAGGGTGA
- a CDS encoding YqhR family membrane protein, with amino-acid sequence MHEHQFRQQNQVTNPFVFALELGYYAGLIWGGVVWIFYWLKFTKVLPGFLLEPFFKHEFLKTTAGQIAGWLSFIAFSVIASLIYVTLFRKLKGPWPGIAYGIIWWAVLFVALHPWLRLTDPVKKLPWDTNISEVCIFILWGLFIGYTIAQEFTDEKLREPKKVTG; translated from the coding sequence ATGCATGAACATCAATTTCGACAGCAGAACCAAGTCACCAATCCATTTGTGTTTGCCCTGGAGCTGGGCTATTACGCAGGTCTGATTTGGGGGGGCGTGGTCTGGATATTTTACTGGTTAAAATTCACGAAGGTGCTGCCGGGCTTTTTGCTGGAACCATTCTTCAAGCATGAATTCCTAAAGACGACTGCCGGACAAATCGCCGGTTGGCTGTCCTTTATCGCGTTTTCCGTCATCGCTTCCCTCATCTATGTCACCTTGTTCAGGAAGCTGAAGGGCCCGTGGCCCGGTATTGCTTACGGAATCATATGGTGGGCGGTGCTGTTCGTCGCGCTCCATCCATGGCTTCGGCTGACGGACCCGGTGAAGAAGCTGCCGTGGGATACAAACATCTCAGAGGTTTGTATTTTTATATTATGGGGACTATTTATCGGTTATACGATTGCGCAGGAATTCACCGATGAGAAACTGCGCGAACCGAAGAAGGTAACAGGCTAA